CGTCCGGATAGTGCACCAGGATGTCCTTGGCGTGGCTCTCGCCGAGGCGGTCCCACTTCTGGTGGGTATAGACGTCGAAATCCAGCGTGTCGAAGGTGTCGAGGTTCTTGGCGACGGTGGCCTCGTCCTGCTGGTAGCGGGAGAGTTCCTCCACAAGCGCCGGCACCGGCTTGGCGGCTTCGGCGGCAACGGCGGCCGAGGCACCGGCGGCGATGGCGAGAGTGGAAACGGCGATGGCGATGAGCCTGGTCATGATGAAACGTCCTGAAGCGTGTGCGTGAGATGAGACAGAGAGGAGAGTGAGTTTCACCCGGCGACCGGCAGCCAGATCGGCGTGACGGAGGTCCCAAGCCCGGCGCCATAGCCGAGATAGATGTTGAGACCGGCCAGCGCCTCGAGATAGCGGGCGTTCCTGAGGCCGCCGACGTCGACCACGCCGAAGCCCATCGACCGAGCCAGATCGGCCGCCACGGCCTTGGCCTCGGCGCTGTCGGAGGCGAGGAAGGCCGGCACGTCGTGACCGCCCGCCGCCTTGCCATTGCCCGCCAGCACCTGGGCGAACACGGTGTTGAAGCCCTTCACCAGCGAAATGCCCGGCACGGCCTTGGCGATTTCCTCGGCGGCCGAGGTGGTGTGGCCGATGGTCAGGCCCATGTAGTCGGCCGTCAGCGGGTTGGTGATGTCGATCACCACGCGGCCCGTGATGTCGCCCAGCGCCTTCAGCGCGCCGACTGCGGCATCAAAGGGCATGGCCAGCACGATGACGTCGGCCTTGGCCGCCTCGGCGGCGCTCGCCGCCTTGGCGCCGACGGCCTGCGCCACCTCGCCCGCCTTGGCGGCGTCGCGTCCGTAGAGGGTGACGGCGTGGCCGGCCTTGACCAGACGGGCGGCAAAGCCGCGACCCATGTTGCCGGTGCCGATGACGGATACGTTCATGATGATCTCCTGTTGGGTTTGATGTCCGCGTCGCCGTGGCGGCGTTGATTGATACCTAGCCCATGCCGAATGATTGAAAAATCGGCCAGAATGAAAGATATTGTTACGAGAAACGCAAAGATTGGATAGCCATGGACATCATCAGGGGCATGGAGGCTTTCGTGGCGCTGGCAACCGCCGGCAGCTTCGTCGCGGCCGCCGACAAGCTGGGCACGTCGACGGCGGCGGTGTCGCGGCAGATCGCGGCGCTGGAGACGCACCTCGGCGCGCGTCTGGTTCACCGGACCACGCGGCGCCTGTCGCTCACCGAGGCGGGGTCGCAGTTCCTGGAGCGGGCCGAGCAGATCCTCGCCGACCTCGTCGAGGCGGAAGCGGTGGTCGGCCGCGAGGCGGCGAACCCGGTCGGCCTCCTGCGCGTCAGCGCGCCGCTCTCCTTCGGCATTTCGGTGCTCGGCGCGCTGCTGCCGGAGTTTCGCCGCCGCTTTCCCGACCTCCGGCTCGACATCGACCTCAGCGACCGCGTCGTCGACCTCGCCCACGATGGCGTCGATGTGGCGATCCGCATCGCCCAGGCGCCGAGCCCCAACCTGATCGCCCGGCGCATCGCGCCCATCCCCATCGTCACCTGCGCCTCGCCCGCCTATCTCGCCGCGCACGGCCACCCCACCCACCCGAGCGACCTGTCGGCCCACGAAACGCTGAGCTATTCCTACCTCTCCAGCGGCGACACCTGGACCTTCCGCACCGCCGCCGGCGACACCGCCGCCGTGCGCGTCCGCTCCAACGTCCACGCCACCAACGGCGACCTGCTGCGCCGCCTCGCCGTCGAGGGCGGCGGCGTCATCGTCCAGCCGGGCTTCATCGTCGAGGACGACATCGCCGCCGGCCGCCTCGTCCAGGTGCTGCCCGACTGGTCGCTCGGCACCTTCGGCCTCTACGCCGTCTACCTCAGCCGACGCCACCTGTCGGCCAAGGCCAGGGTGTTCATCGACTATCTCGTGGAAGCCCTGGGAAAGGAGCGCCACCCAGCGAACGCGCCCGCGCGGAGGTAGGCGGAAAGCTCAAGCGCGCAACGTGGGCGGGTGGCGTGCGGACGCGGAACAAACTTGAGGTACGCGGGCTTTCTGATATGTCTTTGCATATCAATCTTAGCACTTTGATATGCAAAGGCAGATCGCACCTTGACCTACGAGACCGAGCGGATCATCGCCGAGCTCAAACAGGCCCGGGAAGCCAAGGGGCTCAGCCAGCGGGAGTTGGCGCGGCTGTCCGGCGTGCCGCAATCGCACATATCCAAGATCGAAGCGAACGCCGTCGACCTCAGGGCGTCCAGCCTCGTCACCCTCGCCCACGCCCTCGGCCTCGAACTGATGCTCGTTCCGCTGAAGGCCGTGCCCGCCGCGCGCTCCATCGCGCGTGGCCTGACGGTAGCCGAGCTAGCCAGCCGCCCCGCCTACAGCATCGACGACGAGGACGAGGACGCCTGATGTCAACGTCCGCGACACCATAGACGCTTGTTGGGCACGTTGCCGATTGCTGGAGCGACACAAGGGTAAAGCGGGTGTCTCCGCCGCTGCCGCGGGGGTATATTCGGAACTCATTGCGAGCCGGTCGTCACAAGGCAGATGGATGTAAGCCATGTTGCTCAGCTTCACGGATCTCCTTAGAAAAGCGGGCCTCGCGCCTGAGAGTGTTCGGCTGCTACGGCACCAGACCAGATCGCCGGCCGGTCGCTCGCCCTATCATCTGTGGCGAGACCGTCGACACGATCAGCCAGACCTGTTCGCCGACTATCAAAGCGTTCAGACCGTCGGCAATCGCTCCAAGCTGATGGCTCCACTCTGGGCGAGCTTTGTCGCACCGCCTACCGGCGGCACGCTGTTCGCCGGCATTTACGCGGCCGAGCGCGTCGGAACGGTCGATCCGAGATGGATCGATCCTCTTTATGGCGTACCCGTTGCCGATCGAACCCAAGACGTGCTGGACCGCTACAGAACGCAGATGACGGCCCACCTGAGTGAGTATATCGGCCGCCTCTGGATCGAGTGGGGAAGCGGTGCCCGCTCCTGGATTCAACGGCCGGACGCCCAGGACAAGGCGATCGTCGAGCTGACGCAGGCGTTTCACGAAGAT
This DNA window, taken from Pleomorphomonas sp. T1.2MG-36, encodes the following:
- a CDS encoding NADPH-dependent F420 reductase, yielding MFHSGRFFNHSAWARYQSTPPRRRGHQTQQEIIMNVSVIGTGNMGRGFAARLVKAGHAVTLYGRDAAKAGEVAQAVGAKAASAAEAAKADVIVLAMPFDAAVGALKALGDITGRVVIDITNPLTADYMGLTIGHTTSAAEEIAKAVPGISLVKGFNTVFAQVLAGNGKAAGGHDVPAFLASDSAEAKAVAADLARSMGFGVVDVGGLRNARYLEALAGLNIYLGYGAGLGTSVTPIWLPVAG
- a CDS encoding LysR family transcriptional regulator codes for the protein MDIIRGMEAFVALATAGSFVAAADKLGTSTAAVSRQIAALETHLGARLVHRTTRRLSLTEAGSQFLERAEQILADLVEAEAVVGREAANPVGLLRVSAPLSFGISVLGALLPEFRRRFPDLRLDIDLSDRVVDLAHDGVDVAIRIAQAPSPNLIARRIAPIPIVTCASPAYLAAHGHPTHPSDLSAHETLSYSYLSSGDTWTFRTAAGDTAAVRVRSNVHATNGDLLRRLAVEGGGVIVQPGFIVEDDIAAGRLVQVLPDWSLGTFGLYAVYLSRRHLSAKARVFIDYLVEALGKERHPANAPARR
- a CDS encoding helix-turn-helix domain-containing protein is translated as MTYETERIIAELKQAREAKGLSQRELARLSGVPQSHISKIEANAVDLRASSLVTLAHALGLELMLVPLKAVPAARSIARGLTVAELASRPAYSIDDEDEDA
- a CDS encoding GIY-YIG nuclease family protein — protein: MLLSFTDLLRKAGLAPESVRLLRHQTRSPAGRSPYHLWRDRRHDQPDLFADYQSVQTVGNRSKLMAPLWASFVAPPTGGTLFAGIYAAERVGTVDPRWIDPLYGVPVADRTQDVLDRYRTQMTAHLSEYIGRLWIEWGSGARSWIQRPDAQDKAIVELTQAFHEDPFPGYAHFRSNVSELEGLPRTWTSALQAARGVYLLVSVKTREQYVGSATGADGFLGRWKAYSEDGHGGNIGLKSAEPGDYEVSILEVSGSAASQVEIIAAEQVWKEKLKSREMGLNRN